A genomic stretch from Moraxella nasicaprae includes:
- a CDS encoding phage baseplate assembly protein V, whose amino-acid sequence MNYAHNNLSATLQFGEVSEIDPKTHKVKVNFNALDSMTSDWLPVISMGAGGNQFYTLPDVGATAVCLMNAGGDGGVALGVIYNDQDTPPTDNGELWVKRFSNDTVISHNRQNGQIIVETSGDVLIKAKQVTLDTPSTIITGNVQVTGKLTASIDVVGGGVSLKSHTHGGVAGGNSRTGTP is encoded by the coding sequence ATGAACTACGCCCACAATAACCTATCCGCTACGCTCCAATTTGGCGAAGTGAGTGAAATTGACCCAAAGACACACAAAGTGAAAGTAAATTTCAATGCCTTGGATAGTATGACAAGCGACTGGCTTCCTGTCATCTCGATGGGGGCAGGTGGCAATCAATTCTATACCTTGCCCGATGTGGGGGCGACCGCCGTGTGCCTGATGAATGCGGGTGGCGATGGCGGTGTGGCACTTGGCGTGATTTATAATGACCAAGATACCCCACCAACCGATAACGGTGAGCTATGGGTCAAGCGATTTAGTAATGACACCGTCATCAGCCACAACCGCCAAAACGGACAAATCATCGTAGAAACGAGTGGTGATGTACTGATAAAAGCAAAACAAGTAACGCTTGACACTCCAAGCACCATCATCACAGGCAATGTACAGGTAACAGGGAAACTTACCGCAAGCATAGATGTGGTGGGCGGTGGGGTCAGCCTAAAATCGCATACGCACGGCGGTGTCGCTGGTGGCAATAGCAGAACTGGCACACCTTAA
- a CDS encoding GPW/gp25 family protein → MTTTNHRHWQLSSDSTAITDIDDIHRCIEIILATKKGSDVLRPTFGSAHLDYLDAPTDILIPNVVREIHLALQTWEKRAIIKDIYFTGQAPHLTMMIDWQVADSVKGEIYKSEFIL, encoded by the coding sequence ATGACAACCACCAACCACCGCCATTGGCAATTATCATCTGACAGCACGGCAATCACGGATATTGATGACATTCATCGCTGTATCGAGATTATTTTGGCCACCAAAAAAGGCTCTGATGTCTTGCGACCGACCTTTGGCTCGGCTCATTTGGATTATTTGGACGCACCAACTGATATTTTAATTCCTAATGTGGTGCGTGAGATTCATCTGGCACTGCAAACTTGGGAAAAGCGAGCCATCATCAAAGACATTTATTTTACAGGGCAAGCACCACATTTGACGATGATGATTGATTGGCAAGTGGCGGATAGTGTCAAAGGCGAGATTTATAAAAGCGAATTTATCTTGTAG
- a CDS encoding baseplate assembly protein, which translates to MKLPKRENLKIVDDDIGTILSETIKDYEHRAGKVLQPAHIERLLINAFAYRELLLRKQLNEAYRQQHIPYATGLMLDVAGADFGTHRLSAQPADTVLEFSVNPSEIGNLTIQIAKGTQVLAGNVTFATTEGGQLNQNSPSIRLNAVCTQTGAVGNGYAVGQIGTLATRPHPTISVSAKNITISQNGTDVESDDSYRERIMLAFERFSNAGSKGAYAYFVRSVSQEIIDVYVGNAIDRQGQPIGGTVAVYLLGKTMPVSDNLIREVNKALNDEKVRPLCDTVTVNSAKVVNFTLNAELTVFTGVNADEVLANAKSAFDVYQKEAQSRLGQDVVPLNIAKTLQVAGVYDVKLISPTLTAIAPDTVAICNHINIRIVGQTDG; encoded by the coding sequence GTGAAACTACCAAAACGAGAAAACTTAAAAATCGTGGACGATGACATCGGCACGATTTTAAGTGAGACAATCAAAGACTACGAACACCGAGCAGGCAAAGTGCTACAACCTGCTCATATTGAACGCCTTCTCATCAATGCCTTTGCTTATCGTGAGTTATTGCTACGAAAACAGCTTAACGAAGCCTACCGCCAGCAACATATCCCCTATGCCACAGGCTTAATGCTTGATGTCGCTGGGGCGGATTTTGGCACACATCGCCTGTCCGCACAGCCTGCGGATACTGTTTTGGAATTTAGCGTTAATCCTTCTGAAATTGGCAATTTAACCATTCAAATCGCCAAGGGCACACAAGTCTTGGCGGGCAATGTTACCTTTGCTACCACAGAGGGTGGACAGCTTAATCAAAACAGTCCAAGTATCCGCCTAAATGCCGTTTGCACTCAAACAGGTGCAGTTGGCAATGGCTATGCGGTGGGGCAAATTGGCACGCTGGCAACTCGCCCACACCCCACCATTAGCGTATCAGCCAAAAACATCACCATCAGCCAAAATGGGACTGATGTAGAGAGCGATGACAGCTACCGAGAGCGGATTATGCTTGCTTTTGAGCGTTTTAGTAATGCAGGCTCAAAAGGAGCGTATGCTTATTTTGTCCGCTCGGTCAGCCAAGAGATTATTGATGTCTATGTAGGTAATGCCATAGACCGTCAAGGACAGCCGATTGGCGGGACGGTGGCGGTGTACTTGCTTGGCAAGACTATGCCAGTTTCGGACAATCTGATTCGTGAAGTAAATAAGGCGTTGAATGACGAAAAGGTACGCCCCCTATGTGATACCGTTACCGTAAATTCTGCAAAAGTGGTTAATTTTACCCTAAATGCCGAGCTGACCGTCTTTACAGGGGTAAATGCTGATGAAGTCTTGGCAAATGCCAAAAGTGCATTTGATGTTTATCAAAAAGAGGCACAAAGCCGACTTGGGCAAGATGTCGTTCCCCTAAACATCGCCAAAACCTTGCAAGTGGCGGGCGTTTATGATGTTAAGCTCATTAGCCCTACCTTGACCGCCATTGCCCCTGATACGGTTGCCATTTGCAATCACATCAATATCCGTATTGTGGGGCAAACCGATGGATAA
- a CDS encoding phage tail protein, translating into MDKLIYADVIAKEQTFTALADLGLALDELPIDKLLIRLIDLVDSEHLPILAESMSVAGVDGYWLAESDEARRNLIKGAYDLHRFKGTPWAVKEIVRRLGFGNATLEEGFGGKRHNGEITRRDGVYNYGHSDRWAYYRIIIHEPITLEQANLLRKTLSAFAPARCILSALDFTQASIRHNGKIIRDGRYTRGTA; encoded by the coding sequence ATGGATAAGCTCATTTATGCCGATGTGATTGCCAAAGAGCAAACCTTTACAGCTTTGGCGGATTTGGGGCTTGCCCTTGATGAGTTGCCAATAGATAAGCTCCTTATTCGCTTGATTGATTTGGTAGACAGTGAGCATTTACCAATTTTGGCAGAGAGTATGAGTGTCGCTGGAGTGGACGGCTATTGGCTTGCCGAAAGCGATGAAGCAAGGCGAAATCTTATTAAAGGAGCGTATGACCTGCACCGCTTCAAAGGTACACCGTGGGCGGTTAAGGAAATCGTCAGACGGCTTGGCTTTGGTAATGCCACGCTTGAAGAGGGCTTTGGTGGCAAACGACATAATGGCGAAATCACAAGGCGAGATGGCGTCTATAACTATGGGCATTCTGACCGCTGGGCGTATTATCGCATCATCATTCACGAACCTATTACCCTTGAACAGGCGAACCTACTTAGAAAGACTTTGTCCGCGTTTGCCCCTGCTCGCTGTATTTTGTCCGCCCTTGATTTTACACAGGCAAGCATTCGGCACAATGGCAAAATTATCCGAGACGGCAGATACACTCGTGGCACGGCTTAA
- a CDS encoding pyocin knob domain-containing protein yields the protein MGQTASVGSSTQITGTNGITVSSDTAGKLILGQTLANSLTDASTAKALTALQGKVLDEKITAVNNALTSHRHNWNEIDSKPSTFTPSSHTHTIANITDYDVRQISTEDLDSITKWGIYGQGANNQSLTERNYPVPNEAGTLEVMPGTYGLRQRFTTFATHRQFERSRNNAQTGWNAWTELSNTWDAIRGKPNNLATTTSNVASATKLQTARNIAMTGDGSWNVNFDGSQNATGALTLANSGVTAGSYNSVTVDAKGRVTAGLTQTHGLVTATTATGTTNTATTNTNTFLNIVASGVGQTASVGSSTQITGTNGISVSSDTAGKLIVTRDSNSPTATKLATARNIALTGAVTGNVNFDGSGNVSLATTVQSVSGKVVVMTGTIEHGGTIPLPAGFNENQCKWMVSMNDDNPTRTTWDINEGGYHLHYRQECFTEGRVVTARTYLGGHSGSSSVVNSKANYIIIGVK from the coding sequence GTGGGTCAAACTGCGTCTGTTGGTTCATCCACCCAAATCACAGGTACAAATGGTATTACCGTCTCATCAGACACGGCTGGCAAGCTCATTTTAGGGCAAACACTTGCCAATAGTTTGACTGATGCTTCTACCGCCAAGGCTTTGACCGCCTTACAAGGTAAGGTGCTTGATGAGAAGATTACGGCTGTCAATAACGCTTTGACAAGCCACCGCCATAATTGGAATGAGATTGATAGCAAGCCCAGCACTTTTACGCCATCAAGCCATACACATACCATCGCTAATATTACCGATTATGATGTTAGGCAAATCAGTACTGAAGATTTGGATAGCATTACCAAATGGGGTATTTATGGACAAGGGGCAAACAATCAATCACTGACTGAGAGAAATTATCCTGTACCTAATGAAGCTGGCACATTGGAAGTTATGCCTGGCACTTACGGACTTCGCCAAAGATTTACTACATTTGCCACTCATCGTCAGTTTGAGCGCTCAAGAAACAATGCTCAAACAGGCTGGAATGCGTGGACGGAGCTATCAAACACATGGGACGCCATACGAGGCAAGCCAAATAACCTTGCTACCACCACAAGCAATGTCGCCTCTGCCACCAAGCTCCAAACCGCCCGCAATATCGCAATGACTGGCGATGGCTCGTGGAATGTCAATTTTGACGGCTCACAAAATGCCACAGGTGCCTTAACGCTTGCAAACAGTGGTGTTACGGCAGGCTCCTATAACTCAGTAACGGTGGACGCAAAAGGACGAGTTACCGCAGGCTTAACCCAAACGCACGGACTTGTAACCGCCACCACCGCCACAGGGACAACCAACACCGCCACCACGAACACTAATACATTTCTAAACATTGTGGCAAGCGGCGTAGGTCAAACTGCGTCTGTTGGCTCAAGTACGCAAATCACAGGCACAAACGGCATCAGCGTATCATCAGACACTGCTGGTAAGCTCATTGTTACCCGTGATAGCAACTCGCCCACCGCCACCAAACTTGCCACCGCCCGTAACATCGCCCTAACAGGAGCGGTAACTGGCAATGTCAATTTTGATGGGTCGGGGAATGTGAGTTTGGCAACAACTGTGCAATCCGTGAGTGGCAAAGTGGTTGTTATGACTGGTACTATCGAACATGGTGGCACCATTCCACTACCAGCAGGATTTAATGAAAATCAATGCAAGTGGATGGTTTCAATGAATGATGACAATCCAACTCGAACAACATGGGATATTAACGAAGGAGGGTATCATTTACATTATCGCCAAGAATGCTTTACGGAAGGTCGTGTGGTAACAGCTAGGACTTATCTAGGTGGACATTCTGGCTCATCATCTGTTGTGAACAGTAAGGCTAACTACATCATCATTGGAGTGAAATAA
- a CDS encoding DUF4376 domain-containing protein yields MYYIFNKDGKNIGQCDFEPNAEDLASRQESYQLYKNPLQQGDEIWLVDGKITIISPAQLTTEELKVQHQSQIWEAIKQKRHTITRGGVYVKSVKKWFHTDDSSRTQYLALQILPQLPPDLMWKTMDNSFVKLDKALLTELAMTILTAEQADFANAEKHRLAMLQAQNPLEYDYSKGWTAIYDPTDKQGASDE; encoded by the coding sequence ATGTATTACATTTTTAATAAAGATGGTAAAAATATCGGTCAGTGCGACTTTGAGCCAAACGCAGAAGACTTAGCAAGTCGCCAAGAAAGCTATCAACTGTACAAAAATCCTTTACAACAAGGGGATGAAATTTGGCTTGTTGATGGAAAAATCACAATCATCAGCCCGGCTCAATTAACGACAGAAGAGCTTAAAGTCCAACACCAATCCCAAATCTGGGAAGCCATCAAACAAAAACGTCACACCATCACTCGTGGCGGGGTTTATGTCAAATCGGTCAAAAAGTGGTTTCATACCGATGATAGTTCTCGCACACAGTATTTGGCATTGCAAATCTTGCCACAGCTACCGCCTGATTTAATGTGGAAAACGATGGATAACAGCTTTGTCAAATTGGATAAGGCGTTATTGACCGAGCTTGCGATGACGATTTTGACCGCCGAGCAAGCTGATTTTGCTAATGCTGAAAAGCACCGTTTGGCAATGTTACAGGCACAAAATCCCCTAGAATACGATTATTCAAAGGGTTGGACAGCCATTTATGACCCAACTGACAAACAAGGAGCAAGCGATGAATAA
- a CDS encoding enoyl-CoA hydratase, whose amino-acid sequence MNKVYLACYRGRGDKLTHRLCDGITRFFTRGKYSHTEIAIALPDGRYQCYSSSVREGGVRTKIMPLNPDKWDLIALGGISPEQITRYYRQNHGSDYDLLGALGCVAGLPQNADKFFCSEWCYNAIFGSNQGFRFSPNQLAEIVRHLSILDN is encoded by the coding sequence ATGAATAAAGTCTATTTAGCTTGCTATCGTGGGCGTGGCGACAAATTGACCCACCGCCTATGTGATGGCATTACCCGCTTTTTTACTCGTGGCAAATACAGCCACACCGAGATTGCCATCGCCTTGCCTGACGGTCGTTACCAATGCTATTCATCAAGCGTGCGTGAAGGTGGTGTGCGTACCAAGATAATGCCCTTAAATCCTGACAAATGGGACTTAATCGCCCTTGGTGGCATTTCGCCCGAACAAATTACCCGCTATTACCGACAAAATCACGGCTCGGATTATGACCTTTTGGGGGCGTTGGGCTGTGTGGCGGGACTACCACAGAACGCAGATAAATTCTTTTGTTCTGAGTGGTGCTACAACGCCATTTTTGGGTCAAATCAAGGCTTTCGGTTTAGCCCCAATCAGCTTGCCGAGATTGTTCGCCATTTATCCATTTTGGATAACTAA
- a CDS encoding D-Ala-D-Ala carboxypeptidase family metallohydrolase, with product MPNPSNYPTQITPHFSYRELTRSETARRHGVANIPSQSDLANITYTAHQLEKVRAYLNDKYQKPIAIIVTSCFRSERVNKLVGGSKTSAHRFGLAADCDATGFTSRAFAKEIIEMRDKGLIAFDQLILEFPERGDGAWVHLGFKKDGKGQRNQILTATKRNGKTVYLQGLQGG from the coding sequence ATGCCAAATCCAAGTAACTACCCAACCCAAATCACGCCACATTTTAGCTATCGTGAGCTGACAAGAAGCGAAACTGCCAGACGGCATGGAGTTGCAAACATCCCAAGCCAAAGCGATCTTGCCAACATCACTTATACCGCTCATCAGCTTGAAAAGGTGCGTGCTTATTTAAATGACAAATACCAAAAGCCCATCGCCATCATCGTAACTTCTTGCTTTCGTAGCGAAAGGGTTAATAAACTGGTTGGTGGTTCAAAAACTTCCGCTCATCGCTTTGGACTGGCGGCGGATTGTGATGCTACAGGCTTTACATCAAGGGCATTTGCCAAAGAAATCATTGAGATGCGTGATAAGGGCTTGATTGCCTTTGATCAGCTGATTTTGGAATTTCCAGAAAGAGGTGATGGAGCATGGGTGCATTTGGGCTTTAAAAAAGACGGCAAAGGTCAAAGAAATCAAATCTTAACCGCCACCAAACGAAACGGCAAAACTGTGTATTTGCAAGGCTTGCAAGGAGGTTAA
- a CDS encoding zinc finger domain-containing protein produces the protein MKQRCTNCKKLLAIGTGNFAIKCPRCKTLNQINTQTKECHEHHNPLNKETYECSKQPPTNPIHP, from the coding sequence ATGAAACAGCGTTGCACAAATTGCAAAAAACTTTTAGCCATTGGCACGGGCAATTTTGCCATCAAATGCCCAAGATGCAAAACTTTAAATCAAATTAACACGCAAACCAAAGAATGCCACGAGCATCATAACCCTTTAAATAAGGAAACCTATGAATGCTCAAAACAACCCCCAACCAACCCAATCCACCCCTAA
- a CDS encoding DNA cytosine methyltransferase, which translates to MAGKRAGLHGQRTGLFFDAIGIIQAIKPRFVVLENVTGLINSNDGKDLQTVIETLAQCGYVGFWRVLDSRYFGVPQKRRRVFLVAGLGEYPPFSLMADLGSVERISGKTESQSCWADAHHTLLAGVGSSAININCADIIAVPNGRHQMAVRERTTVDDGLCKGLDETNACEARTAGNAVCPQVAQFIASHLMTSFNP; encoded by the coding sequence ATGGCAGGCAAACGAGCAGGACTTCACGGACAGCGGACAGGCTTGTTCTTTGATGCTATCGGTATTATCCAAGCAATTAAGCCAAGATTTGTCGTGCTTGAAAATGTCACAGGTCTCATCAATTCCAACGATGGCAAAGACCTACAAACAGTCATTGAAACGCTTGCCCAATGCGGGTATGTGGGATTTTGGCGAGTGCTGGACAGCCGTTATTTCGGAGTCCCCCAAAAACGCCGTAGAGTATTCTTGGTTGCAGGTCTTGGAGAATACCCACCATTTAGCCTTATGGCTGACTTGGGGTCAGTGGAACGCATTTCTGGCAAGACTGAATCGCAATCGTGCTGGGCGGACGCACACCATACGCTACTGGCAGGGGTCGGCTCATCCGCCATCAACATCAATTGTGCTGATATCATCGCTGTGCCAAATGGACGGCATCAGATGGCTGTCAGGGAGCGAACGACTGTCGATGATGGGCTTTGCAAAGGATTGGATGAGACCAACGCTTGTGAGGCTAGGACTGCGGGAAACGCCGTCTGTCCGCAAGTCGCACAGTTTATCGCAAGCCACTTGATGACGTCTTTTAACCCATAA
- a CDS encoding DNA adenine methylase, producing MTLNSLSNKHYKTAPLPFTGQKRMFLRHFEKILKDNVSNDGEGFTVLDVFGGSGLLAHNVKRILPKANVIYNDFDGYAERLAHIPTTNRLRQELFEILKDEPRSAKLSNTTKAKALDHIRKSADNGTFVDVQTLAGWLLFSGRQVGNLDEFLAESTFYNRIVKTDYDTADGYLEGLIIECLDFEKLLQKYQDTPNCLLLLDPPYVCTAQGAYAKHGYFGMTKFLRLMQFVRPPFIFFSSTKSELMDYMAYVEQYEPPTWQRVGGFERIVVNARINAQIGYEDNILVKF from the coding sequence ATGACACTCAATTCACTTTCTAACAAACATTACAAAACCGCCCCTTTGCCATTTACAGGGCAAAAGCGAATGTTTTTAAGGCACTTTGAAAAAATCTTAAAAGATAATGTCTCAAATGATGGAGAGGGCTTTACGGTGCTTGATGTCTTTGGCGGTTCTGGACTGCTTGCTCACAATGTCAAGCGTATCTTGCCCAAAGCCAACGTCATTTATAACGACTTTGACGGCTATGCTGAGCGTTTGGCTCATATTCCCACCACCAATCGCTTACGCCAAGAGCTGTTTGAAATCTTAAAAGACGAGCCAAGAAGTGCCAAATTATCAAACACCACCAAAGCCAAAGCCCTAGACCATATCCGTAAAAGTGCCGACAACGGGACTTTTGTTGATGTGCAAACCTTGGCAGGTTGGTTGTTGTTTAGCGGACGACAAGTGGGCAATCTTGATGAGTTTTTGGCAGAGTCCACCTTTTATAACCGTATTGTCAAAACTGACTACGACACCGCAGATGGCTATCTGGAAGGTCTTATCATTGAATGCCTAGATTTTGAAAAGCTGTTACAAAAATACCAAGACACCCCAAATTGCTTGCTTCTGCTTGACCCGCCTTATGTTTGCACCGCACAGGGGGCGTATGCCAAGCACGGCTATTTTGGCATGACGAAGTTTTTACGGCTTATGCAGTTTGTGCGTCCACCCTTTATCTTTTTTAGCTCCACCAAAAGCGAGTTGATGGATTATATGGCTTATGTGGAGCAGTACGAGCCACCCACTTGGCAAAGGGTTGGGGGCTTTGAGCGGATTGTTGTCAATGCTCGCATTAACGCACAAATTGGCTATGAAGACAATATTTTGGTTAAGTTTTAA